A window from Cryobacterium sp. PAMC25264 encodes these proteins:
- the mmsA gene encoding multiple monosaccharide ABC transporter ATP-binding protein: protein MNNIVKDFNGVKALDGVSLEVTRGQVHGICGENGAGKSTLMKVLSGVYPVGSFDGTIEFEDHEVAYKSINDSEHDGIVIIHQELALSPYLSIAENIFLGNENATRGVIDWNKTNREAALLLARVGLDENPATKILELGVGKQQLVEIAKALSKRVKLLILDEPTAALNDEDSTHLLGLIDHLRTQGITCIIISHKLKEIKRIADTVTVIRDGKTIETIPMDGPDATEAHIIRAMVGRDLNNLFPPREPAIGAEVLRVENWTVHHPVDVARKVVDGASFTVNAGEIVGFAGLMGAGRTELAMSLFGHSYGTNISGQVFKDGTEIHMRTVGEAIEHGFAYATEDRKRYGLNLIGDITVNVSAAALAKLAKYGVIDRHREYKVADSYRQKMNIKAPSVGSITGKLSGGNQQKVVLSKWIFSGPDVLILDEPTRGIDVGAKYEIYGIINELAAQGKAVIVISSELPELIGICDRIYAISEGKLTGEVAKADASQETLMHYMTAGKD from the coding sequence ATGAACAACATCGTGAAGGACTTCAATGGGGTGAAGGCCCTCGACGGCGTGTCCCTCGAGGTCACGAGGGGGCAGGTGCACGGCATCTGTGGGGAGAACGGCGCGGGCAAGTCCACGCTGATGAAGGTGCTCAGCGGCGTATACCCGGTCGGGAGCTTCGACGGGACCATCGAGTTCGAGGACCACGAGGTGGCTTACAAGTCAATCAACGACAGCGAACACGACGGCATCGTCATCATCCACCAGGAACTGGCGCTGAGCCCGTACCTGTCCATCGCCGAGAACATCTTCCTCGGCAACGAGAACGCCACCCGCGGGGTGATCGACTGGAACAAAACCAACCGTGAGGCCGCCCTGCTGCTGGCCCGGGTGGGCCTGGACGAGAACCCGGCCACCAAGATCCTCGAGCTCGGTGTGGGCAAGCAGCAGCTCGTGGAGATCGCTAAGGCGCTCTCCAAACGGGTCAAGCTGCTCATCCTCGACGAGCCCACCGCCGCCCTGAACGACGAAGACTCCACGCACCTGCTGGGCCTGATCGATCACCTGCGCACGCAGGGCATCACGTGCATCATCATTTCCCACAAGCTCAAGGAGATCAAACGCATCGCCGACACCGTCACGGTGATCCGGGACGGCAAGACCATCGAGACCATCCCGATGGACGGACCGGATGCGACCGAGGCGCACATCATCCGCGCCATGGTCGGCCGCGACCTCAATAACCTGTTCCCGCCGCGGGAACCCGCCATCGGCGCCGAGGTGCTGCGGGTGGAGAACTGGACCGTGCACCACCCGGTCGACGTGGCCCGCAAGGTCGTCGACGGCGCATCCTTCACCGTCAACGCCGGTGAGATCGTCGGGTTCGCCGGCCTCATGGGCGCCGGGCGCACCGAACTGGCGATGAGCCTGTTCGGCCACTCCTACGGCACCAACATCTCCGGCCAGGTCTTCAAGGACGGCACTGAGATCCACATGCGCACGGTGGGGGAGGCTATCGAGCACGGCTTCGCTTACGCCACCGAGGACCGTAAGCGCTACGGCCTCAACCTCATCGGCGACATCACCGTGAACGTGTCGGCTGCGGCCCTGGCCAAGCTCGCCAAGTACGGCGTGATCGACCGGCACCGCGAGTACAAGGTCGCCGACTCGTACCGCCAGAAGATGAACATCAAGGCGCCGTCGGTCGGATCGATCACCGGCAAGCTCTCCGGCGGAAACCAGCAGAAGGTGGTGCTGTCGAAGTGGATCTTCTCCGGCCCCGACGTGCTGATCCTCGATGAGCCCACCCGCGGCATCGACGTGGGCGCCAAGTACGAGATCTACGGCATCATCAACGAACTCGCGGCGCAGGGCAAGGCGGTCATCGTGATCTCCTCCGAGCTGCCCGAGCTGATCGGCATCTGCGATCGCATCTACGCGATCTCGGAAGGAAAACTCACCGGCGAGGTCGCCAAGGCCGACGCGTCGCAGGAAACCCTCATGCATTACATGACCGCAGGAAAGGACTGA
- the mmsB gene encoding multiple monosaccharide ABC transporter permease codes for MTTTTPASSKAPTEPPVKRRMPKLSINLRQYGIVAALAVIVILFQILTDGRLLLPGNVNNLIQQNAYVLILAIGMVIVIIAGHIDLSVGSVVAMVGAVAAISMNNWGLPWWAAVIVSLLVGALVGAWQGYWVAFVGIPAFIVTLAGMLIFRGLTLVLLTGGTISGLPPEFTAIGAGWLPSYLGELGGRDVLTLALGILTAVALIVFQLRTRATLARLDLPREPAASMWTKNGIAAVAIIWFAWLLSDYSGTPIILIVLAALILIYNFVLNRTVFGRHVYAMGGNLFAAVMSGVKTKWVNFYIFVNMGVLAGLAGVVSTARAGGAVASAGQNYELDAIAAVFIGGAAVQGGVGTVVGAVVGGLVMGVLNMGLSILSVDAAWQMTIKGLVLLLAVAFDIFNKRRAGGR; via the coding sequence ATGACCACCACCACGCCAGCGAGCAGCAAGGCGCCCACAGAACCACCCGTGAAGCGACGGATGCCCAAGCTCTCGATCAACCTTCGCCAGTACGGCATCGTCGCGGCCCTAGCCGTGATCGTCATCCTGTTCCAGATCCTCACCGACGGGCGCCTCCTGCTGCCCGGCAACGTGAACAACCTCATCCAGCAGAACGCCTACGTGCTGATCCTCGCGATCGGCATGGTCATCGTGATCATCGCCGGGCACATCGACCTCTCGGTCGGATCCGTCGTGGCCATGGTCGGCGCCGTCGCCGCGATCAGCATGAACAACTGGGGCCTGCCCTGGTGGGCCGCGGTCATCGTGTCGCTGCTGGTCGGCGCCCTGGTCGGCGCCTGGCAGGGCTACTGGGTGGCCTTCGTGGGCATCCCGGCGTTCATCGTCACCCTGGCGGGCATGCTCATCTTCCGCGGGCTCACCCTCGTGCTGCTCACCGGTGGCACCATCAGCGGCCTGCCGCCGGAGTTCACCGCGATCGGCGCCGGCTGGCTGCCGTCGTACCTGGGCGAACTGGGCGGGCGCGACGTGCTCACCCTGGCGCTGGGCATCCTCACCGCCGTGGCCCTGATCGTCTTCCAGCTGCGCACCCGGGCCACGCTGGCCCGGCTCGACCTGCCGCGCGAACCTGCCGCATCGATGTGGACCAAGAACGGCATCGCCGCGGTGGCGATCATCTGGTTCGCCTGGTTGCTCAGCGACTACAGCGGCACCCCGATCATCCTGATCGTGCTGGCCGCGCTCATCCTGATCTACAACTTCGTGCTCAACCGCACGGTGTTCGGCCGTCACGTCTACGCCATGGGTGGCAACCTCTTCGCCGCCGTGATGAGCGGTGTGAAGACCAAGTGGGTCAACTTCTACATCTTCGTCAACATGGGCGTGCTCGCGGGCCTGGCCGGAGTGGTCTCGACCGCCCGGGCCGGCGGCGCCGTCGCCTCGGCCGGACAGAACTACGAGCTCGACGCCATCGCGGCCGTCTTCATCGGCGGCGCGGCAGTGCAGGGCGGCGTGGGCACCGTGGTCGGCGCCGTGGTCGGTGGCCTGGTGATGGGCGTGCTCAACATGGGCCTGTCCATCCTCTCGGTGGATGCCGCCTGGCAGATGACGATCAAGGGGCTGGTGCTGCTGCTGGCCGTGGCGTTTGATATCTTCAACAAGCGGCGCGCTGGGGGACGATAG
- a CDS encoding ROK family transcriptional regulator, with protein MPVDAATRQASTREDSDPPVTYAPPTLGTRGGTSNDQLRRYNLSMVMTMLHHAGGCSRAELTRRTGLNRSTIAALVAELVELGMAFEVEPESVVGRVGRPSPQVVPNPGLAAIAVNPDIDAITVGLVGLGGEVIRRIRFDTTRVPTVAEAINAVKAIVDGMRGEIDQSYSIAGVGVAVPALVNSADGRVLIAPHLGWRDANLARDLARVLDYPVFAGNDASLGAIAESMFGAARGINDLVYLNGSASGIGGGLIIGGSPLRGTSGYAGELGHTLVNSQGVRCHCGRIGCLETEVSMGRLLAVLGLPRADQDELDIALGVSRDPAVLAEVRRQIELLSEAISNFVNMFDPEMVVLGGFLGSLLSVGREQLTAAMIVRSMSSIGHTVAIERASLGSRLMMVGAAELAFAGLLDDPAGFVRGRAGRR; from the coding sequence GTGCCTGTCGACGCAGCCACCCGGCAGGCTTCCACCCGAGAGGACAGTGACCCACCCGTGACCTATGCGCCACCCACCCTCGGCACGCGGGGTGGCACCAGCAACGACCAGCTCCGGCGGTACAACCTGTCGATGGTGATGACGATGTTGCACCACGCCGGCGGATGCTCACGGGCCGAGCTGACCCGCCGCACCGGGCTGAACCGTTCCACGATCGCGGCCCTCGTGGCCGAGCTCGTGGAGCTGGGCATGGCGTTCGAGGTGGAACCCGAGAGCGTGGTGGGCCGGGTGGGCCGGCCGAGCCCGCAGGTGGTGCCGAACCCGGGGCTGGCCGCGATCGCGGTCAACCCCGACATCGACGCCATCACGGTGGGGCTGGTGGGGCTCGGCGGCGAGGTGATCCGGCGCATCCGGTTCGACACCACCCGAGTGCCCACGGTGGCCGAGGCCATCAACGCCGTCAAGGCCATCGTCGACGGCATGCGCGGCGAGATCGATCAGAGCTACAGCATCGCCGGCGTGGGGGTGGCGGTGCCGGCGCTGGTGAACTCGGCCGACGGCCGGGTGCTGATCGCCCCGCACCTGGGCTGGCGGGACGCCAACCTGGCCCGCGACCTGGCTCGGGTGCTGGACTACCCGGTCTTCGCCGGCAACGACGCGAGCCTCGGCGCCATCGCCGAAAGCATGTTCGGCGCGGCCCGCGGCATCAACGACCTCGTCTACCTCAACGGCAGCGCCAGCGGCATCGGCGGCGGCCTCATCATCGGCGGCTCGCCGCTACGCGGCACGAGCGGCTACGCGGGGGAGCTCGGCCACACCCTGGTGAACAGTCAGGGGGTGCGCTGCCACTGCGGCCGCATCGGCTGCCTGGAGACCGAGGTGAGCATGGGCCGGCTGCTCGCGGTGCTGGGGCTGCCCCGCGCCGACCAGGACGAACTCGACATCGCCCTCGGCGTCTCCCGCGACCCGGCCGTGCTGGCCGAGGTGCGCCGGCAGATCGAGCTGCTCTCCGAGGCCATCTCCAACTTCGTGAACATGTTCGACCCCGAGATGGTCGTGCTCGGCGGGTTCCTCGGCTCCCTGCTCTCGGTGGGCCGCGAGCAGCTCACGGCGGCCATGATCGTGCGCTCGATGAGCAGCATCGGCCACACCGTCGCCATCGAACGCGCCAGCCTGGGCTCGCGCCTGATGATGGTGGGCGCCGCAGAGCTGGCGTTCGCCGGCCTGCTCGACGACCCCGCCGGCTTCGTGCGCGGCCGCGCCGGCCGCCGCTGA
- a CDS encoding LacI family DNA-binding transcriptional regulator, with protein MANIHDVARVAGVSISTVSYALSGKRSIAASTKQRIDEAVLELDYRANAGARMLKGARTNILALSAPLHAGTHAPAHMTFVLSVVTAARKYDYDVLLLTQDEATSGLRRVVRSSLVDGIVLLDVSTADPRTDLVRELGLPATVIGIPTDTDGLTCVDLDFEQAAVMAVRRLVDLGHREIGLIGQAPLIYERGSNFPPRFRDAFLAEAARLGVTTAFTPAAEESAGVRAALDGLTASLPGMTGLVLHCNEPVQSMVLDLLTQRGISVPNDLSVVSACSSFSTDHLNPPLDVIPLPADQSCTRAIELTMAQLSGNAEPHVEFIEPTYVELGSTTARRRH; from the coding sequence ATGGCCAACATTCACGACGTTGCCCGCGTCGCCGGGGTGTCCATCAGCACGGTCTCCTACGCCCTGAGCGGCAAGCGCTCCATCGCCGCCTCCACCAAGCAGCGCATCGACGAGGCCGTTCTCGAGCTCGACTACCGGGCCAACGCCGGTGCGCGGATGCTCAAGGGCGCGCGCACCAACATCCTCGCGTTGAGTGCCCCGCTGCACGCCGGAACCCACGCTCCGGCGCACATGACCTTCGTGCTCTCGGTGGTCACGGCCGCCCGCAAGTACGACTACGACGTGCTGCTGCTCACCCAGGACGAAGCCACCAGCGGCCTCCGCCGGGTGGTGCGCAGCTCCCTGGTGGATGGCATCGTGCTGCTGGACGTCTCCACCGCCGATCCCCGCACCGACCTGGTTCGCGAGCTCGGCCTGCCGGCCACGGTGATCGGCATCCCCACCGACACCGACGGCCTCACCTGCGTCGACCTCGACTTCGAGCAGGCTGCCGTGATGGCCGTGCGTCGGCTGGTCGACCTCGGCCACCGCGAGATCGGCCTGATCGGCCAGGCCCCGCTGATCTACGAGCGCGGATCGAACTTCCCGCCGCGTTTCCGCGACGCCTTCCTGGCCGAGGCCGCCCGCCTCGGCGTCACCACGGCCTTCACCCCCGCTGCCGAGGAATCGGCCGGGGTGCGCGCCGCGCTGGACGGCCTCACCGCGTCGCTGCCCGGCATGACCGGCCTGGTGCTGCACTGCAACGAACCCGTGCAGTCCATGGTGCTCGACCTGCTCACCCAGCGCGGCATCAGCGTGCCGAACGACCTGTCGGTCGTCTCGGCCTGCTCCAGCTTCTCCACCGACCATCTCAATCCGCCCCTCGACGTGATCCCCCTGCCTGCTGACCAGTCCTGCACTCGCGCAATCGAGCTCACGATGGCCCAGCTGAGCGGGAACGCCGAGCCGCACGTCGAGTTCATCGAACCGACGTACGTCGAGCTAGGCTCGACGACCGCCCGCCGCCGCCACTAG
- a CDS encoding ABC transporter substrate-binding protein, with product MKKTKRSLAGIAVLGVSALLLSGCSAGGSGGGDENTLKLWHFESDTSAMGIAWDEAIKVFEEETGATVEFEEKSFEQIRSTASQVLNSDQAPDILEYNKGNATAGLLASQGLLTDLDDAYAEYGWDDALAPSLQTTARYDEDGIMGSGAFYGVPNYGEFVEMYYNKDMFAAAGLEVPTTVAELESVMKAFTDQGITPLAESAAEYPLGQLWYQLALTKADRSFVDDYQLYTGDVDWSGPELSYATETIKDWTDAGYISTDASGFKAEDAGTAFINGTYPIFFSGSWWHNRFTTEATGFDWGTFLFPEAEMSPGSAGNMWVIPEKAKNKDLATQFIDITMRPEIQALIGNNGGIPVAANTADITDPKSQELIGNFNALTEKDGIAFYPDWPTATFYDQLNAGLQELINGTKSPADVNEQLGGQYQSGVDDIVG from the coding sequence GTGAAGAAAACCAAGAGAAGCCTCGCCGGCATTGCCGTGCTGGGCGTCAGCGCCCTCCTCCTCTCCGGCTGCTCGGCCGGCGGATCCGGTGGGGGCGACGAGAACACCCTCAAGCTCTGGCACTTCGAGAGCGACACCAGCGCCATGGGCATCGCCTGGGACGAAGCCATCAAGGTCTTCGAGGAAGAGACCGGCGCCACGGTCGAATTCGAGGAGAAGAGCTTCGAACAGATCCGCTCCACGGCCAGCCAGGTGCTCAACTCCGACCAGGCGCCCGACATCCTCGAGTACAACAAGGGCAACGCCACCGCCGGCCTGCTTGCGAGCCAGGGCCTGTTGACCGACCTCGACGACGCCTACGCCGAATACGGCTGGGACGACGCGCTCGCCCCGTCACTGCAGACCACCGCCCGGTATGACGAAGACGGCATCATGGGCTCCGGCGCGTTCTACGGGGTGCCCAACTACGGCGAGTTCGTGGAGATGTACTACAACAAGGACATGTTCGCGGCTGCCGGCCTCGAGGTGCCCACCACGGTCGCCGAACTCGAGAGCGTCATGAAGGCGTTCACCGACCAGGGCATCACCCCGCTGGCCGAGTCGGCCGCGGAATACCCGCTTGGCCAGCTCTGGTACCAGCTCGCGCTGACCAAGGCCGACCGCAGCTTCGTCGACGACTACCAGCTCTACACCGGCGACGTCGACTGGAGCGGCCCCGAGCTGAGCTACGCGACCGAGACCATCAAGGACTGGACCGACGCCGGCTACATCTCCACCGACGCCAGCGGCTTCAAGGCAGAGGATGCCGGCACCGCGTTCATCAACGGCACCTACCCGATCTTCTTCTCGGGTTCGTGGTGGCACAACCGGTTCACCACCGAGGCCACCGGCTTCGACTGGGGCACGTTCCTCTTCCCCGAGGCCGAAATGTCGCCCGGCTCCGCCGGCAACATGTGGGTTATCCCGGAGAAGGCCAAGAACAAGGACCTCGCCACCCAGTTCATCGACATCACGATGCGCCCGGAGATCCAGGCCCTCATCGGCAACAACGGCGGTATCCCCGTCGCGGCGAACACCGCAGACATCACCGACCCGAAGAGCCAGGAACTGATCGGCAACTTCAACGCGCTGACCGAGAAGGACGGCATCGCGTTCTACCCCGACTGGCCCACCGCCACCTTCTACGACCAGCTGAACGCCGGCCTGCAGGAGCTCATCAACGGCACCAAGTCGCCGGCTGACGTCAACGAACAGCTCGGCGGTCAGTACCAGTCTGGCGTCGACGACATCGTCGGCTAA
- a CDS encoding carbohydrate ABC transporter permease: MTTASVLHAPGDASGDAPSTGNRPVRQSLIPGSNPQKFWIYLIPGLALLTLIIVIPLVWNVYLTFTDYRGIKPPEWVGLKNWAKLAGDTTFWTSFGNSIAMIVAMVVVPTLLGLVLAAMLFDLIGKKFGGKIASFLRATYYLPQILPGVVAAIVIGWILRPQNGALNQVLEGVGLGGLTHNWLGSPDTALPSIMVIMIWVQLGYPIVIFMAALQRVDPELYEAAELDGANWIQRFRAITVSIIRPEIFVVTLTCTIAALKVFGPIYTLTGGGPGTSTIVPAYYAYSEFFQSQQVGYGATIATALTIVIAAVSVVFLLAQTRLERKEEER; the protein is encoded by the coding sequence ATGACGACAGCATCCGTGCTCCATGCACCCGGCGATGCATCCGGCGATGCTCCGTCGACAGGCAACCGCCCTGTCCGGCAGAGCCTCATCCCGGGAAGCAACCCCCAGAAATTCTGGATCTATCTCATTCCGGGACTGGCGCTGCTCACGCTGATCATCGTGATCCCGCTGGTGTGGAACGTGTACCTCACCTTCACCGACTACCGCGGCATCAAACCGCCGGAATGGGTGGGCCTGAAGAACTGGGCCAAGCTCGCCGGCGACACCACCTTCTGGACCTCGTTCGGCAACTCGATCGCCATGATCGTAGCCATGGTCGTCGTGCCCACCCTGCTCGGCCTGGTGCTTGCCGCCATGCTCTTCGACCTGATCGGCAAGAAGTTCGGCGGCAAGATCGCCAGCTTCCTGCGCGCCACCTACTACCTTCCGCAGATCCTGCCCGGCGTCGTCGCCGCGATCGTGATCGGCTGGATCCTGCGCCCGCAGAACGGCGCCCTCAACCAGGTGCTCGAGGGTGTGGGCCTGGGCGGCCTCACCCACAACTGGCTCGGCAGTCCCGACACCGCTCTGCCCAGCATCATGGTCATCATGATCTGGGTGCAGCTGGGCTACCCGATCGTCATCTTCATGGCCGCCCTGCAGCGGGTCGACCCCGAGCTCTATGAGGCGGCGGAACTCGACGGCGCCAACTGGATCCAACGATTCCGCGCCATCACGGTCAGCATCATCCGCCCCGAGATCTTCGTGGTCACCCTCACCTGCACGATCGCGGCACTCAAGGTCTTCGGCCCGATCTACACCCTCACCGGCGGCGGGCCCGGAACCTCCACCATCGTGCCCGCGTACTACGCGTACAGCGAGTTCTTCCAGTCCCAGCAGGTGGGCTACGGCGCGACCATCGCGACCGCCCTCACCATCGTCATCGCCGCCGTCTCGGTCGTCTTCCTCCTCGCCCAGACCCGACTCGAGCGTAAAGAAGAGGAACGCTAA
- a CDS encoding carbohydrate ABC transporter permease: MSHSTILEDAVPASGTVVRSVRPPAKRKNRSSTTRKTLGDWMILLVAILIGLLIAVPFFLILINSFKSPADYNAAGPLTLPTNLYFDGMVNFWERVNFPEKLWNSFFISSIVAILAVVISLLNAFALGIGRVRGRTWIVLLILLANMLPQEVLLYPLYFMFKSVGLYDNQWAVIIIFVVIQSAFGTYLLASVLGTFPKEILEAASLDGASRWTILYRVVYPITKPTLSVLVIFFFIWTWNEFLIPLTFLVSNASQTVPVSIAVLQGDRLMDVTTTSASALLGLLPTLIFFLIFQRTLTRGITAGAVK; this comes from the coding sequence ATGTCACACTCCACCATCCTCGAGGACGCCGTTCCGGCCAGTGGCACTGTCGTGCGATCCGTGCGTCCCCCGGCCAAGCGGAAGAACCGCAGCAGCACCACCCGCAAGACCCTCGGCGACTGGATGATCCTGCTCGTCGCCATCCTGATCGGCCTGCTCATCGCCGTGCCGTTCTTCCTGATCCTGATCAACTCGTTCAAGTCGCCGGCCGACTACAACGCCGCGGGCCCCCTCACCCTGCCCACCAATCTCTACTTCGACGGCATGGTCAACTTCTGGGAGCGGGTGAACTTTCCGGAGAAGCTCTGGAACAGCTTCTTCATCTCCAGCATCGTGGCCATCCTCGCCGTGGTGATCTCGCTGCTGAACGCGTTCGCGCTGGGCATCGGGCGGGTGCGTGGCCGCACCTGGATCGTGCTGTTGATCCTGCTCGCCAACATGCTGCCGCAGGAAGTGCTGCTCTACCCGCTCTACTTCATGTTCAAGTCGGTGGGCCTCTACGACAACCAGTGGGCCGTCATCATCATCTTCGTGGTGATCCAGAGCGCCTTCGGCACCTACCTGCTGGCCAGCGTGCTGGGCACGTTCCCCAAGGAGATCCTCGAGGCCGCGTCGCTCGACGGCGCGAGCCGCTGGACGATCCTTTACCGGGTGGTCTACCCGATCACCAAGCCCACCCTGAGCGTTCTGGTGATCTTCTTCTTCATCTGGACCTGGAACGAGTTCCTCATCCCGCTGACCTTCCTGGTCAGCAACGCCAGCCAGACCGTGCCCGTTTCCATCGCGGTGCTGCAGGGTGACCGGCTCATGGACGTCACCACCACGAGCGCGTCGGCCCTGCTGGGCCTGCTGCCCACCCTGATCTTCTTCCTCATCTTCCAACGCACCCTCACCAGAGGCATCACCGCAGGAGCAGTCAAGTAG
- the yicI gene encoding alpha-xylosidase, which translates to MKFTDGFWHTRPGVTALYAQEAYDIEQVGSALRVSAPTKTIERRGDVLNRALLTVTLSSPLEGIIRVRVEQHTGGTANPGFDLVGAEPDAGTIVIDETGGTLTAGALTARIEQGSPWNLSFEADGRTLTSSGHKSIGHMDLAPHAPIAAEPAGVAGVTTTGLAPACAYTHAQLSLGVGELVYGLGERFGPLTKNGQTVDIWNADGGTSSEQSYKNVPFYLTNRGYGVLVNHPEHVSFELGTEAVERVQFSVAGPAIEYLVIYGPTPKDVLERYTRLTGRPAKVPAWSYGLWLSTSFTTQYDEATVNSFIDGMAERDLPLSVFHFDCFWMREFNWTDFEWDPRVFPDPEGMLARLHEKNLHVSAWINPYIAQRAGIFAEAAEAGYLVKKANGAIWQWDLWQAGMALVDFTNPAATRWFQDKLRGLFAQGVDAIKTDFGERIPTDVVWHDGSSPDVMHNWYTQLYNKAVFEVLQEHRGEGDAVLFARSATVGGQMQPVHWGGDNSSSFESMAETLRGGLSLAFSGFGYWSHDIGGFEGMPDAAVFKRWLAFGLLSSHSRLHGSTSYRVPWLFDDGTEEPGQSAVDVTRFFTKLKLALMPYLYRVGLEAHATGTPFMRPMQLEFPDDPAVDYLDKQYLLGGDLLVAPVFSATGDVQYYLPAGTWTNYLTDEVVTGPLWRRETHAFDSIPLWVREGAVLVTGSRDDRPDYDYTDEPLITVYPGGDGADRVVFIDNPLDGSHRTVHISTELDQTVLTGDSAVPFRARLAGGTTVVATDRKALLR; encoded by the coding sequence ATGAAATTCACCGACGGTTTTTGGCACACCCGCCCCGGCGTCACCGCGCTGTACGCGCAGGAGGCGTACGACATCGAGCAGGTCGGCTCCGCCCTGCGGGTGTCGGCGCCGACCAAGACGATCGAACGCCGCGGCGACGTGCTCAACCGGGCCCTGCTCACGGTGACGCTGTCCTCGCCGTTGGAGGGCATCATCCGGGTGCGGGTCGAACAGCACACCGGCGGCACGGCCAACCCGGGTTTCGACCTGGTCGGCGCCGAGCCGGATGCCGGCACGATCGTGATCGACGAGACCGGCGGCACCCTCACGGCCGGTGCGCTCACCGCCCGGATCGAACAGGGCAGCCCGTGGAACCTCTCCTTCGAGGCCGACGGACGCACCCTCACCTCGAGCGGACACAAGTCGATCGGGCACATGGACCTCGCCCCGCACGCGCCGATCGCCGCCGAACCGGCCGGAGTGGCCGGGGTCACGACCACGGGCCTGGCACCGGCCTGCGCCTACACGCACGCGCAGCTCTCGCTCGGCGTGGGCGAACTCGTGTACGGGCTCGGCGAGCGTTTCGGCCCGCTGACCAAGAACGGCCAGACCGTCGACATCTGGAACGCCGACGGCGGCACCTCCAGCGAGCAGTCCTACAAGAACGTGCCGTTCTACCTCACCAACCGCGGCTACGGCGTGCTCGTCAACCATCCCGAGCACGTCTCCTTCGAGCTGGGCACCGAGGCCGTGGAGCGCGTGCAGTTCTCCGTCGCCGGACCGGCCATCGAATACCTGGTGATCTACGGTCCGACCCCCAAGGACGTGCTCGAGCGCTACACCCGGCTCACCGGCCGCCCCGCCAAGGTGCCGGCCTGGTCGTACGGCCTCTGGCTGTCGACCTCGTTCACCACCCAGTACGACGAAGCCACCGTCAACAGCTTCATCGACGGCATGGCCGAGCGCGACCTGCCGCTGTCCGTCTTCCACTTCGACTGCTTCTGGATGCGCGAATTCAACTGGACCGACTTCGAATGGGACCCGCGGGTGTTCCCCGACCCCGAGGGCATGCTCGCCCGGCTGCACGAGAAGAACTTGCACGTGAGCGCCTGGATCAATCCGTACATCGCCCAGCGGGCCGGCATCTTCGCCGAGGCCGCCGAGGCCGGCTACCTGGTGAAGAAGGCCAACGGCGCAATCTGGCAGTGGGACCTCTGGCAGGCCGGCATGGCCCTGGTCGACTTCACCAACCCGGCGGCCACCCGCTGGTTCCAGGACAAGCTGCGCGGCCTCTTCGCTCAGGGGGTCGACGCCATCAAGACCGACTTCGGCGAACGCATCCCCACGGATGTGGTCTGGCACGACGGCTCCTCGCCCGACGTGATGCACAACTGGTACACCCAGCTCTACAACAAGGCCGTCTTCGAGGTGCTCCAGGAGCACCGCGGCGAGGGCGATGCCGTGCTCTTCGCCCGGTCGGCCACTGTGGGCGGGCAGATGCAGCCCGTGCACTGGGGCGGAGACAACTCCTCGTCGTTCGAGTCGATGGCCGAGACCTTGCGCGGCGGGCTCTCGCTGGCCTTCAGCGGCTTCGGTTACTGGAGCCACGACATCGGCGGCTTCGAAGGCATGCCGGATGCCGCCGTGTTCAAGCGCTGGCTGGCCTTCGGTCTGCTCTCCAGCCACTCCCGGCTGCACGGCTCCACCAGCTACCGGGTGCCGTGGCTCTTCGACGACGGCACGGAGGAACCCGGCCAGAGCGCCGTGGACGTGACCCGGTTCTTCACCAAGCTCAAGCTCGCCCTGATGCCCTACCTCTATCGGGTGGGCCTGGAGGCGCACGCCACCGGCACGCCGTTCATGCGGCCCATGCAACTCGAATTCCCCGACGACCCCGCCGTGGACTATCTCGACAAGCAGTACCTGCTCGGCGGCGACCTGCTGGTGGCACCGGTGTTCAGCGCCACGGGTGACGTGCAGTACTACCTGCCCGCCGGCACCTGGACCAACTACCTGACCGACGAAGTCGTCACCGGCCCTCTCTGGCGCCGGGAGACCCACGCCTTCGACAGCATCCCGCTGTGGGTGCGCGAAGGCGCCGTGCTCGTCACCGGATCCCGCGACGACCGGCCCGACTACGACTACACCGACGAGCCCCTCATCACCGTTTATCCGGGCGGCGACGGAGCGGACCGGGTTGTGTTCATCGACAACCCGCTGGACGGCAGCCACCGCACTGTCCACATCAGCACCGAACTCGACCAGACTGTCCTTACCGGCGATTCGGCGGTGCCGTTCCGCGCCCGCCTGGCCGGTGGCACTACCGTGGTCGCTACCGACCGAAAGGCACTTCTCCGATGA